In the genome of Bradysia coprophila strain Holo2 unplaced genomic scaffold, BU_Bcop_v1 contig_232, whole genome shotgun sequence, one region contains:
- the LOC119075721 gene encoding uncharacterized protein LOC119075721 isoform X2: MNTVLALYVWTDVTYIEEDLPQWMSETQKLYRNKSKDSMLESAPNQLLIEKSSAAANLLTKMLKSLPKNTNSNTARSLANCIDNEVDRRIFWKKMKSMKSAVEIVIERFETVTTGETVDAATVVNEIGIELGEIIVGFTAASSTFRHYPELLADTFLTLATVYNQFYPIFWTSNQSSNANVTKLPCLIASALENYRDFYTVWRMSRMQPEYLDYGRTIYPGLKCTAQIIHFDEVVQERFNRNGYSTDWSRFCWATDGYECSINCKQCVEDFLDDKHYETNCFREFLQHIRHKIEQFFQPSIDTARELCEKFHRKYFLQPKYPTGFGWLFIRTQFFLISGNRWYSHKNPYALIEVNETEVLRTPTVPECSSRFIDGTYTTGRIGKNTRIGMTLFEQKTNGDNSLLLRQSLAVEGLFESKNSHHFLCGSTIWRDDFSTDPQFGTTVSAVSSGTDPSTDVDQV, encoded by the exons ATGAATACGGTGTTAGCACTCTATGTATGGACG GATGTCACTTATATTGAAGAGGATCTTCCGCAATGGATGAGCGAGACGCAGAAGCTGTACcgaaataaatcgaaagacTCAATGCTCGAATCTGCGCCTAATCAATTATTGATCGAAAAGTCGTCAGCTGCAGCGAACCTACTAACCAAAATGTTGAAGTCACTGCCGAAAAATACGAATAGCAATACAGCAAGATCTCTGGCGAACTGTATTGACAACGAGGTGGATCGGAGaattttttggaagaaaatgaaatcgatGAAATCTGCCGTGGAAATTGTCATCGAACGTTTCGAAACAGTTACAACTGGAGAGACAGTCGATGCTGCAACCGTAGTGAATGAGATTGGCATCGAACTGGGTGAAATTATTGTCGGATTCACTGCGGCATCATCGACATTCAGACACTATCCGGAATTATTAGCTGACACATTTCTTACGTTAGCAACGGTTTACAATCAATTTTACCCGATTTTTTGGACATCAAATCAATCATCAAATGCCAATGTTACGAAGCTTCCTTGTCTTATTGCTTCGGCGTTGGAAAATTATCGCGACTTCTATACCGTTTGGCGAATGAGTCGAATGCAACCGGAATATCTAGATTACGGAAGGACGATCTATCCTGGATTGAAATGTACTGCTCAAA TAATTCATTTTGATGAGGTGGTGCAGGAACGGTTCAACCGGAACGGCTACTCCACCGATTGGTCACGATTCTGTTGGGCTACGGATGGATATgaatgttcaataaattgcAAGCAATGTGTCGAAGATTTTTTGGACGACAAGCATTACGAAACCAATTGCTTCAGAGAATTTCTGCAACACATTCGGCATAAAATTGAACAGTTTTTCCAACCATCGATTGATACGGCAAGAGAATTGTGCGAGAAATTTCACCGCAAATATTTCCTGCAGCCGAAATATCCAACAG GTTTCGGTTGGCTATTCATTCGGACACAATTTTTCCTGATCTCTGGTAATCGCTGgtattcacacaaaaatccATATGCACTGATAGAAGTCAATGAAACCGAAGTTCTGCGAACACCCACCGTTCCGGAGTGTTCATCCCGATTTATTGATGGCACATACACAACGGGAAGAATTGGGAAAAACACAAGGATTGGTATGACGCTATTCGAGCAGAAGACGAATGGTGACAATAGCCTTTTATTGCGGCAATCTCTGGCCGTTGAAGGGCtttttgaaagtaaaaattCTCATCACTTTCTGTGTGGATCTACTATTTGGAGGGATGACTTCAGCACCGATCCTCAATTCGGCACAACAGTATCGGCAGTGAGTTCAGGAACAGATCCGAGTACAGACGTGGATCAAGTGTGA
- the LOC119075721 gene encoding uncharacterized protein LOC119075721 isoform X1 has protein sequence MNTVLALYVWTVIQIGFILIVRAKMAVDITIFGKDVTYIEEDLPQWMSETQKLYRNKSKDSMLESAPNQLLIEKSSAAANLLTKMLKSLPKNTNSNTARSLANCIDNEVDRRIFWKKMKSMKSAVEIVIERFETVTTGETVDAATVVNEIGIELGEIIVGFTAASSTFRHYPELLADTFLTLATVYNQFYPIFWTSNQSSNANVTKLPCLIASALENYRDFYTVWRMSRMQPEYLDYGRTIYPGLKCTAQIIHFDEVVQERFNRNGYSTDWSRFCWATDGYECSINCKQCVEDFLDDKHYETNCFREFLQHIRHKIEQFFQPSIDTARELCEKFHRKYFLQPKYPTGFGWLFIRTQFFLISGNRWYSHKNPYALIEVNETEVLRTPTVPECSSRFIDGTYTTGRIGKNTRIGMTLFEQKTNGDNSLLLRQSLAVEGLFESKNSHHFLCGSTIWRDDFSTDPQFGTTVSAVSSGTDPSTDVDQV, from the exons ATGAATACGGTGTTAGCACTCTATGTATGGACGGTAATACAAATAGGTTTCATTCTCATCGTTCGAGCAAAAATGGCTGTCGATATTACAATTTTCGGGAAGGATGTCACTTATATTGAAGAGGATCTTCCGCAATGGATGAGCGAGACGCAGAAGCTGTACcgaaataaatcgaaagacTCAATGCTCGAATCTGCGCCTAATCAATTATTGATCGAAAAGTCGTCAGCTGCAGCGAACCTACTAACCAAAATGTTGAAGTCACTGCCGAAAAATACGAATAGCAATACAGCAAGATCTCTGGCGAACTGTATTGACAACGAGGTGGATCGGAGaattttttggaagaaaatgaaatcgatGAAATCTGCCGTGGAAATTGTCATCGAACGTTTCGAAACAGTTACAACTGGAGAGACAGTCGATGCTGCAACCGTAGTGAATGAGATTGGCATCGAACTGGGTGAAATTATTGTCGGATTCACTGCGGCATCATCGACATTCAGACACTATCCGGAATTATTAGCTGACACATTTCTTACGTTAGCAACGGTTTACAATCAATTTTACCCGATTTTTTGGACATCAAATCAATCATCAAATGCCAATGTTACGAAGCTTCCTTGTCTTATTGCTTCGGCGTTGGAAAATTATCGCGACTTCTATACCGTTTGGCGAATGAGTCGAATGCAACCGGAATATCTAGATTACGGAAGGACGATCTATCCTGGATTGAAATGTACTGCTCAAA TAATTCATTTTGATGAGGTGGTGCAGGAACGGTTCAACCGGAACGGCTACTCCACCGATTGGTCACGATTCTGTTGGGCTACGGATGGATATgaatgttcaataaattgcAAGCAATGTGTCGAAGATTTTTTGGACGACAAGCATTACGAAACCAATTGCTTCAGAGAATTTCTGCAACACATTCGGCATAAAATTGAACAGTTTTTCCAACCATCGATTGATACGGCAAGAGAATTGTGCGAGAAATTTCACCGCAAATATTTCCTGCAGCCGAAATATCCAACAG GTTTCGGTTGGCTATTCATTCGGACACAATTTTTCCTGATCTCTGGTAATCGCTGgtattcacacaaaaatccATATGCACTGATAGAAGTCAATGAAACCGAAGTTCTGCGAACACCCACCGTTCCGGAGTGTTCATCCCGATTTATTGATGGCACATACACAACGGGAAGAATTGGGAAAAACACAAGGATTGGTATGACGCTATTCGAGCAGAAGACGAATGGTGACAATAGCCTTTTATTGCGGCAATCTCTGGCCGTTGAAGGGCtttttgaaagtaaaaattCTCATCACTTTCTGTGTGGATCTACTATTTGGAGGGATGACTTCAGCACCGATCCTCAATTCGGCACAACAGTATCGGCAGTGAGTTCAGGAACAGATCCGAGTACAGACGTGGATCAAGTGTGA